One genomic region from Curtobacterium sp. 9128 encodes:
- a CDS encoding alpha/beta hydrolase → MRSGRRTLFALVAAVVALGAIASCSADPTGDENATVTADPVIYPLSLRYHGIDVVSDVPYGSDRLQQLDVCLPADSAPETTTTPTRTASRATGASASATPDPSALEKASAGTRPAVLMVHGGSWSHGDKATAAYRSVCQYLASEGFVTFNVDYRLAPTDPFPAGLDDVRRALDWVYRPTTLETYDVDVDRIGVFGGSAGGNLAAMLAVEDHASPAYAAGDRIRAVVDLSGPTDLTTRSTEPDGVSASFQRKQLLYLGCSAYDACPAAQRASPSYNVTSETAPFFIGHSTHEFIPLWESQDFAATLRSHDVPVTFVAVRGTAHSIAQLDEAMSKRVVSFLRRHLG, encoded by the coding sequence ATGAGGTCAGGCCGTCGCACGCTGTTCGCGCTCGTCGCCGCGGTCGTGGCGCTCGGCGCGATCGCGTCGTGCAGCGCGGATCCGACGGGCGACGAGAACGCCACCGTCACCGCCGATCCCGTCATCTACCCGCTGTCGCTCCGGTACCACGGCATCGACGTCGTCTCCGACGTGCCGTACGGGTCGGACCGGTTGCAGCAGCTCGACGTGTGCCTGCCCGCGGACAGCGCACCGGAGACGACCACGACGCCGACCAGGACCGCGTCCAGGGCGACCGGGGCCTCGGCGTCCGCCACGCCGGATCCCTCGGCGCTCGAGAAGGCGTCGGCCGGCACCCGCCCCGCCGTCCTGATGGTGCACGGCGGCAGCTGGTCCCACGGCGACAAGGCCACCGCGGCGTACCGCTCGGTCTGCCAGTACCTCGCGTCCGAGGGGTTCGTCACCTTCAACGTGGACTACCGGCTGGCGCCGACGGACCCCTTCCCGGCCGGGCTCGACGACGTGCGACGGGCACTCGACTGGGTGTACCGGCCCACGACGCTCGAGACCTACGACGTCGACGTCGACCGGATCGGCGTGTTCGGGGGCAGCGCCGGCGGGAACCTCGCCGCGATGCTGGCCGTGGAGGACCACGCCTCCCCCGCCTACGCTGCCGGGGATCGCATCCGCGCGGTCGTCGACCTGAGCGGCCCGACGGACCTGACGACGCGGTCGACGGAGCCGGACGGGGTGTCTGCGTCGTTCCAGCGGAAGCAGCTCCTGTACCTCGGGTGCAGCGCGTACGACGCGTGCCCGGCGGCGCAACGGGCGTCGCCCTCGTACAACGTGACGTCGGAGACGGCGCCGTTCTTCATCGGGCACTCGACGCACGAGTTCATCCCGCTGTGGGAATCGCAGGACTTCGCGGCGACGCTGCGCTCCCACGACGTCCCGGTGACGTTCGTCGCGGTGCGGGGGACGGCGCACTCGATCGCGCAGCTCGACGAGGCGATGAGCAAGCGCGTGGTGTCGTTCTTGCGGCGGCACCTGGGCTGA
- a CDS encoding polyphosphate kinase 2 family protein gives MSRRKAWNADPEPLLRVDEGFRLADVDPEGTPGFPGRKIDGLEALAAGADRLAALQERLWAAATSGDERRVLLVLQAMDTAGKGGIVSHVIGAVDPNGVHYAGFKAPTAEEREHDFLWRIEQQLPSAGQIGVFDRSHYEDVLIQRVRSFAPPEEIERRYGAIVDFENRLAEQGTTIVKVMLHISKDEQRARLGDRLDRPDKHWKFNPGDIDERLLWDDYQDAYQIVFDRTSTAVAPWYVVPANRKWYARLAVQQLLLRALEDMHLSWPAADFDVAEQRQRLAES, from the coding sequence GTGAGTCGACGCAAGGCCTGGAACGCCGATCCGGAACCGCTCCTGCGCGTCGACGAGGGCTTCCGCCTCGCCGACGTCGACCCGGAGGGCACGCCGGGCTTCCCCGGCCGCAAGATCGACGGGCTCGAGGCGCTCGCCGCCGGCGCCGACCGCCTGGCCGCGCTGCAGGAACGACTCTGGGCAGCGGCGACGAGCGGAGACGAACGCCGTGTGCTCCTCGTCCTGCAGGCGATGGACACCGCAGGCAAGGGCGGCATCGTGTCGCACGTGATCGGTGCCGTGGACCCGAACGGTGTGCACTACGCGGGCTTCAAGGCGCCGACGGCCGAGGAGCGCGAGCACGACTTCCTCTGGCGCATCGAGCAGCAGCTCCCGTCCGCCGGGCAGATCGGCGTGTTCGACCGCTCCCACTACGAAGACGTCCTCATCCAGCGCGTCCGCTCCTTCGCCCCGCCGGAGGAGATCGAGCGGCGCTACGGCGCGATCGTCGACTTCGAGAACCGGCTCGCCGAGCAGGGCACCACGATCGTCAAGGTGATGCTGCACATCTCGAAGGACGAGCAGCGCGCCCGGCTCGGCGACCGCCTCGACCGCCCGGACAAGCACTGGAAGTTCAACCCGGGCGACATCGACGAGCGCCTGCTCTGGGACGACTACCAGGACGCGTACCAGATCGTCTTCGATCGGACCTCGACCGCCGTCGCGCCCTGGTACGTCGTGCCGGCGAACCGCAAGTGGTACGCCCGCCTCGCCGTGCAGCAGCTCCTGCTCCGCGCGCTCGAGGACATGCACCTCTCGTGGCCCGCCGCCGACTTCGACGTGGCCGAGCAGCGACAGCGGCTCGCCGAGTCCTGA